In a single window of the Nocardiopsis composta genome:
- a CDS encoding cation:proton antiporter yields the protein MPGDLELATLFFLQVAVILAAAHGLGAVFRRIGQPEVVAHMFAGMLLGASGLGWVLPGAAEALFPATVVLDGGAEAAHPSRSILYTVAQLAVALYMFCVGMNFDAGVLRRHARESAAVAATGFAVPVLAGAVLGLALVGDGRLFASDAAPWQVALFVAAATSVAALPVLARIIEESGLSGGRAGTIALGGAVVDDVVAWLLLAVTVAGYRGDPLSAAVTAAGTLLYVAAVVLLGRPLLRRIARSPAGGGERAGSTVAVLALLMLGAWFTEWIAIYAVFGAFLLGLAMPRGAFADRLRARIEPVTVSLLLPVFFCSAGLDIRLALLGGPGLVAITAAVAAVAFASKAGACTAASRLAGASWPDAAGLGVLMNARGLTGLVLIGIGLKEGLLTGTGYTVLAVTILLTTVAVAPGRALVHRLARRRPGPRTEGAPERVPAAEDGRPSG from the coding sequence ATGCCCGGTGACCTCGAACTGGCCACCCTGTTCTTCCTGCAGGTCGCGGTCATCCTCGCGGCCGCGCACGGGCTGGGCGCGGTGTTCCGCCGGATCGGCCAGCCCGAAGTGGTCGCGCACATGTTCGCCGGGATGCTGCTCGGCGCCTCCGGCCTCGGCTGGGTGCTGCCGGGCGCGGCCGAGGCGCTGTTCCCCGCGACGGTGGTCCTGGACGGCGGCGCGGAGGCCGCCCACCCGTCCCGGAGCATCCTCTACACGGTGGCCCAGCTCGCCGTGGCGCTGTACATGTTCTGCGTCGGCATGAACTTCGACGCCGGGGTGCTGCGCCGGCACGCCCGCGAGTCGGCGGCCGTCGCGGCCACCGGGTTCGCCGTCCCGGTGCTGGCCGGGGCGGTGCTCGGCCTCGCCCTGGTCGGCGACGGCCGGCTCTTCGCCTCCGACGCGGCGCCCTGGCAGGTCGCGCTGTTCGTCGCCGCGGCCACCTCGGTGGCGGCGCTGCCGGTGCTGGCCCGGATCATCGAGGAGAGCGGGCTGTCCGGCGGCCGCGCCGGCACCATCGCGCTGGGCGGCGCGGTCGTCGACGACGTGGTGGCCTGGCTGCTGCTGGCCGTCACGGTCGCCGGATACCGGGGCGACCCGCTGTCCGCCGCGGTGACCGCGGCCGGGACGCTGCTCTACGTGGCAGCCGTCGTCCTCCTCGGCCGCCCGCTGCTGCGCCGGATCGCCCGCTCCCCGGCCGGCGGCGGGGAGCGGGCCGGCTCCACGGTCGCCGTGCTGGCGCTGCTCATGCTCGGCGCCTGGTTCACCGAGTGGATCGCGATCTACGCGGTCTTCGGCGCGTTCCTGCTCGGCCTGGCGATGCCCCGGGGCGCCTTCGCCGACCGGCTGCGCGCCCGGATCGAGCCGGTCACCGTGTCGCTGCTGCTCCCGGTCTTCTTCTGCTCGGCGGGGCTGGACATCCGGCTGGCCTTGCTGGGCGGCCCCGGCCTGGTCGCGATCACCGCCGCCGTGGCGGCGGTGGCCTTCGCGAGCAAGGCGGGCGCCTGCACCGCGGCGTCCCGGCTGGCCGGCGCCTCCTGGCCGGACGCGGCCGGGCTGGGCGTGCTGATGAACGCCCGCGGCCTGACCGGGCTGGTGCTGATCGGCATCGGCCTGAAGGAGGGGCTGCTCACCGGCACCGGCTACACGGTGCTGGCCGTGACGATCCTGCTCACCACGGTCGCGGTGGCCCCCGGCCGGGCGCTCGTGCACCGCCTCGCCCGCCGCCGCCCCGGCCCCCGGACCGAGGGCGCCCCCGAGCGGGTGCCCGCCGCCGAGGACGGCCGGCCCTCGGGGTGA
- a CDS encoding ABC transporter ATP-binding protein has protein sequence MATGLQRNLTPATDPPAGPGAAPDPAPDAGPAVVSVRGLTRAFDGRPVLADLDLDVVPGEFVALLGASGCGKSTLLRVLADLDRGIEGRVTVARRRAVGFQAPRLVPWKRVWRNVVLGLPGRPDRARAVRALEEVGLGHRTDVWPKVLSGGEAQRAALARALVRDPDLLLLDEPFSALDALTRIKAQDLVAELWQRHGCAVVLVTHDVEEAVLLADRVLVMEGGAIAHDLPVDLDRPRDRSAPGFVALRTELLALLGVGAH, from the coding sequence ATGGCGACCGGCCTTCAGCGGAACCTGACCCCCGCCACCGACCCGCCAGCCGGCCCCGGCGCCGCACCGGACCCCGCACCGGACGCCGGCCCGGCCGTGGTCAGCGTGCGCGGCCTGACCCGCGCCTTCGACGGCCGCCCCGTCCTGGCCGACCTCGACCTGGACGTGGTGCCCGGCGAGTTCGTGGCGCTGCTGGGCGCCAGCGGCTGCGGCAAGTCGACCCTGCTGCGCGTCCTGGCCGACCTCGACCGGGGCATCGAGGGCAGGGTGACCGTCGCCCGCCGGCGCGCGGTCGGCTTCCAGGCGCCCCGCCTGGTGCCGTGGAAGCGGGTCTGGCGCAACGTCGTCCTCGGCCTGCCCGGCCGCCCCGACCGGGCGCGCGCCGTCCGCGCCCTGGAGGAGGTGGGCCTGGGCCACCGCACCGACGTGTGGCCCAAGGTGCTCTCCGGCGGCGAGGCCCAGCGCGCCGCCCTGGCCCGCGCCCTGGTCCGCGACCCCGACCTGCTCCTGCTCGACGAGCCGTTCTCCGCCCTCGACGCCCTCACCCGGATCAAGGCCCAGGATCTGGTGGCCGAACTGTGGCAGCGGCACGGCTGCGCCGTGGTGCTGGTCACCCACGACGTCGAGGAGGCGGTGCTGCTCGCCGACCGGGTCCTGGTGATGGAGGGCGGCGCCATCGCCCACGACCTCCCCGTCGACCTGGACCGGCCGCGCGACCGCTCCGCCCCCGGGTTCGTCGCGCTCCGCACCGAACTCCTCGCCCTGCTGGGCGTCGGCGCGCACTGA
- a CDS encoding PRC and DUF2382 domain-containing protein, whose translation MMERRAATEFIGHRLLDGEGRNVGTIEQVFLDDRTETPTWLSVQTGMLRDKHSLVPMQGARPEDEDLRVPYDKDAIKDAPRFDVDRHLSRAEEEELCRHYGLQPPGPRTEGPAEGQAAQGRHAGGTGTRAGTPGAAGAGTPGAAEAEEDMTVLRSEERAHIGTETEETGRARVHKSVETEHFERDVPVTREELRVERVPLTDEDRAQAAETPRMEEQDEEIILHSERAVVSKESVPVEKVRISKQEVSDTQHVEGELRKEHIDVEQEGEERGPAS comes from the coding sequence ATGATGGAACGGAGAGCGGCGACGGAGTTCATCGGACACCGGCTGCTGGACGGCGAGGGGCGCAACGTCGGCACGATCGAACAGGTCTTCCTGGACGACCGGACCGAGACCCCCACCTGGCTGTCGGTGCAGACCGGAATGCTGCGCGACAAGCACAGCCTCGTCCCGATGCAGGGCGCACGCCCCGAAGACGAAGACCTGCGAGTGCCTTACGACAAGGACGCGATCAAGGACGCACCGCGGTTCGACGTCGACCGGCACCTGTCCCGCGCCGAAGAGGAGGAGCTCTGCCGCCACTACGGCCTGCAGCCTCCCGGTCCGCGCACCGAAGGGCCGGCCGAGGGGCAGGCGGCCCAGGGGCGGCACGCCGGCGGGACCGGTACCCGGGCGGGGACTCCCGGGGCGGCCGGGGCCGGGACTCCCGGGGCGGCCGAGGCCGAGGAGGACATGACCGTGCTGCGCTCCGAGGAGCGGGCGCACATCGGCACGGAGACCGAGGAGACCGGCCGGGCCCGGGTGCACAAGTCCGTCGAGACCGAGCACTTCGAGCGGGACGTACCGGTCACCCGCGAGGAGCTGCGCGTCGAGCGCGTCCCGCTGACCGACGAGGACCGCGCACAGGCCGCCGAGACCCCGCGCATGGAGGAGCAGGACGAGGAGATCATCCTGCACTCCGAGCGGGCGGTGGTCTCCAAGGAGAGCGTGCCGGTGGAGAAGGTGCGCATCAGCAAGCAGGAGGTCTCCGACACCCAGCACGTCGAGGGTGAGCTGCGCAAGGAGCACATCGACGTGGAGCAGGAGGGCGAGGAGCGCGGACCGGCGTCCTAG
- a CDS encoding ABC transporter substrate-binding protein, translating into MTVHHRAAAAAAAVPLLLAAGACGGGEAEPAGDIADVTLRVGDQTGATRALLEEAGLLDDVPYEIEWSEYAAAVDLHEALKADAIDVGGAADAPTVSAIAGGSDIRVYAAWSNDGKGTALVVPEDSGVESLADLEGAEVSPTTRGSIAHFLLLRALQEEGMGFDEVEPTFLAPVDASTAFSSGGIDAWATWGVYLERARGELGARVIVDGEGLLPGYNVLSATEEALADPATAEALADYADRVDAGYAWGRENPGDYAEFYADFAGQSVQIAEQVADSNTSYERVPVDAGLGERLQETYRTWVDGGVLPDRDLDLGEYVAADAPPVGG; encoded by the coding sequence ATGACCGTGCACCACCGCGCGGCGGCCGCCGCGGCCGCCGTCCCCCTCCTCCTCGCGGCCGGCGCCTGCGGCGGGGGCGAGGCCGAACCGGCCGGCGACATCGCCGACGTCACGCTGCGCGTCGGCGACCAGACCGGGGCCACCCGGGCACTCCTGGAGGAGGCCGGCCTCCTCGACGACGTGCCCTACGAGATCGAGTGGTCGGAGTACGCCGCCGCGGTCGACCTGCACGAGGCGCTCAAGGCCGACGCCATCGACGTCGGCGGCGCCGCCGACGCGCCCACCGTCAGCGCCATCGCCGGCGGCTCCGACATCCGGGTCTACGCCGCCTGGTCCAACGACGGGAAGGGCACCGCGCTCGTCGTCCCCGAGGACAGCGGCGTCGAATCCCTGGCCGACCTGGAGGGCGCCGAGGTCTCCCCGACCACCCGCGGCAGCATCGCCCACTTCCTGCTGCTCCGCGCCCTGCAGGAGGAGGGCATGGGCTTCGACGAGGTCGAGCCCACCTTCCTCGCCCCGGTGGACGCCAGCACCGCGTTCTCCTCCGGCGGCATCGACGCCTGGGCCACCTGGGGCGTCTACCTGGAGCGCGCCCGCGGCGAGCTCGGCGCCCGGGTGATCGTCGACGGCGAGGGCCTGCTCCCCGGCTACAACGTGCTCAGCGCCACCGAGGAGGCGCTCGCCGACCCGGCCACCGCCGAGGCGCTGGCCGACTACGCCGACCGGGTCGACGCCGGCTACGCCTGGGGCCGGGAGAACCCCGGGGACTACGCCGAGTTCTACGCCGACTTCGCCGGCCAGAGCGTGCAGATCGCCGAGCAGGTCGCCGACTCCAACACCTCCTACGAGCGGGTGCCGGTCGACGCAGGGCTGGGCGAGCGCCTCCAGGAGACCTACCGGACCTGGGTCGACGGCGGCGTGCTGCCCGACCGCGACCTGGACCTCGGCGAATACGTCGCCGCGGACGCGCCCCCGGTCGGCGGATGA
- a CDS encoding tryptophan 7-halogenase: MPQTDFDVVVVGGGPAGSTAATLIAKEGHRVALLEKERFPRYQIGESLLPATVHGVCRLLDVTEDMEAAGFQVKRGGSFRWGTSPEPWNFLFALSPKLSGPTSYAYQVDRMTFDHILLKNAARHGVDVREESAALEAVRTGGRVTGVRYTDPDGHHRELSAFYVLDASGNTGRLHRAVGGIRHYSDFFKNLAVFGYFEGGKRLPGPDRGNILCAAFDEGWIWYIPLSDTLTSVGAVLNRDQAGRIQADREKTLLESIERCDIVRDYLSEATRVTEGTYGEIRVRKDYSYANSAFWAPGIALIGDAACFIDPVFSTGVHLATYGGLLAARSVNSVLAGDLPEERVFTEFESRYRREYAVFYEFLSAFYDMQVHEDSYFWKARKVTRAEGLGDMEAFTTLVGGAFSGEKALVDAETMTSKFATSSAELADAVARTGPARTETGERMSALFGPPVVGEVMEEMNRIQRRGVTGPETLEAPLLDGGLVPSPDGLRWVDPAVPAAESEAEAEAERPGA, from the coding sequence ATGCCCCAGACCGATTTCGACGTCGTGGTGGTCGGCGGCGGGCCCGCGGGCTCCACCGCGGCCACGCTGATCGCCAAGGAGGGCCACCGGGTCGCCCTGCTGGAGAAGGAGCGCTTCCCCCGCTACCAGATCGGCGAGTCGCTGCTGCCCGCCACGGTGCACGGGGTGTGCCGGCTGCTGGACGTCACCGAGGACATGGAGGCGGCCGGCTTCCAGGTCAAGCGGGGCGGCAGCTTCCGCTGGGGCACCAGCCCCGAGCCGTGGAACTTCCTGTTCGCGCTCTCCCCGAAGCTGTCCGGGCCGACCTCCTACGCCTACCAGGTCGACCGGATGACCTTCGACCACATCCTGCTGAAGAACGCCGCCCGGCACGGCGTGGACGTCCGCGAGGAGTCGGCCGCCCTGGAAGCGGTGCGCACCGGCGGCCGGGTCACCGGTGTCCGCTACACCGACCCCGACGGCCACCACCGGGAGCTCTCCGCCTTCTACGTGCTGGACGCCTCCGGCAACACCGGGCGGCTGCACCGCGCCGTCGGCGGCATCCGGCACTACTCCGACTTCTTCAAGAACCTCGCGGTCTTCGGCTACTTCGAGGGCGGCAAGCGGCTGCCCGGACCGGACCGCGGCAACATCCTGTGCGCCGCCTTCGACGAGGGCTGGATCTGGTACATCCCGCTCAGCGACACCCTGACCAGCGTCGGCGCGGTGCTCAACCGCGACCAGGCCGGCCGCATCCAGGCCGACCGGGAGAAGACCCTGCTGGAGTCGATCGAGCGCTGCGACATCGTCCGCGACTACCTCTCCGAGGCCACCAGGGTCACCGAGGGAACCTACGGCGAGATCCGGGTGCGCAAGGACTACTCCTACGCCAACAGCGCCTTCTGGGCGCCCGGCATCGCACTGATCGGCGACGCCGCCTGCTTCATCGACCCGGTCTTCTCCACCGGCGTCCACCTGGCCACCTACGGCGGCCTGCTGGCGGCCCGCTCGGTCAACAGCGTCCTCGCCGGCGACCTCCCCGAAGAGCGGGTCTTCACCGAGTTCGAGTCCCGCTACCGCCGCGAGTACGCGGTCTTCTACGAGTTCCTCAGCGCCTTCTACGACATGCAGGTGCACGAGGACTCCTACTTCTGGAAGGCCCGCAAGGTCACTCGCGCCGAGGGCCTGGGCGACATGGAGGCCTTCACCACCCTGGTCGGCGGCGCCTTCTCCGGTGAGAAGGCCCTGGTCGACGCCGAGACGATGACCAGCAAGTTCGCCACCTCCTCGGCCGAACTCGCCGACGCGGTCGCCCGCACCGGCCCCGCCCGGACCGAGACCGGCGAACGGATGAGCGCCCTGTTCGGCCCCCCGGTCGTCGGCGAGGTCATGGAGGAGATGAACCGCATCCAACGCCGCGGCGTCACCGGCCCGGAGACCTTGGAGGCCCCACTGCTGGACGGCGGCCTGGTCCCGTCACCGGACGGCCTGCGCTGGGTGGACCCCGCCGTTCCGGCGGCAGAGTCGGAAGCGGAAGCAGAGGCGGAGCGCCCGGGCGCGTGA
- a CDS encoding NAD(P)-dependent oxidoreductase, with protein sequence MDETAFIGLGRMGLPMARRLLAADLPLTVWNRTRAKAEPLAAMGARIADSPAEAVRGAATVVTMVSDPAALREVADAALPGLPPDAVWLEMSSVGPEAVAELAGRLPAGAALIDAPVLGSVDRAAEGRLRILAGGETAPVDGLLAHLGAVTRCGPVGSGAALKLVVINAMIGGVAVVADALALAERLGVPAGTAERELRSGPLAGAAERAFHPTADYPVALAAKDVALAGDGLPVLEGVHRALTARPDLAERDLSAIRPGA encoded by the coding sequence ATGGACGAGACCGCCTTCATCGGGCTGGGCCGGATGGGCCTGCCCATGGCCCGCCGGCTGCTCGCCGCGGACCTTCCGCTGACCGTCTGGAACCGCACCCGCGCCAAGGCCGAACCGCTCGCCGCGATGGGCGCCCGGATCGCCGACTCCCCGGCGGAGGCGGTCCGCGGCGCGGCGACCGTGGTCACGATGGTCTCCGACCCCGCCGCCCTCCGGGAGGTCGCCGACGCGGCCCTGCCCGGGCTGCCCCCGGACGCCGTCTGGCTGGAGATGTCCTCGGTCGGCCCCGAGGCCGTCGCGGAACTGGCCGGCCGCCTGCCCGCGGGGGCGGCGCTGATCGACGCCCCGGTGCTGGGCAGCGTGGACCGGGCCGCCGAGGGGAGGCTGCGCATCCTGGCCGGCGGCGAAACCGCCCCGGTCGACGGCCTGCTGGCACACCTGGGCGCGGTCACCCGCTGCGGCCCGGTGGGCTCGGGCGCCGCGCTCAAACTGGTGGTGATCAACGCGATGATCGGCGGGGTGGCGGTGGTCGCCGACGCCCTCGCACTGGCCGAGCGGCTCGGCGTCCCGGCCGGGACGGCCGAGCGGGAACTGCGCTCCGGCCCGCTGGCCGGCGCCGCCGAGCGGGCCTTCCACCCCACCGCGGACTACCCGGTCGCCCTCGCGGCCAAGGACGTCGCCCTCGCCGGGGACGGCCTGCCCGTCCTGGAAGGGGTGCACCGGGCCCTGACCGCCCGCCCCGACCTGGCCGAACGCGACCTGTCCGCGATCCGCCCGGGGGCCTGA
- a CDS encoding SLC13 family permease, producing MSSLTALPAAPSRAFETAEKTATKTAETTASETTDPETARSEWTGAQPVDPDRTVPMERPEWVEPVERDAAADPGTTGSTAGTTPPAPEEPEEPEGSKEPEASAADPRRRRLTLALRALAVIAGAAGLVWMYLALPAPAAGLPSDGRTVLVVFAATLACWTLTRLDDTFVGTAAVAVLIVAGVVPHEHFLGLLGSDTVWLLVAACVLAAGIERSGLPARAAHALIVRAATVRRLVHLVTAGVVLTALAIPSTSGRAALALPVFLALAKVFAERPAVVRALALVFPATILLSAIATLIGAAAHLIGNGFLEAMTGSGIGFGHWLLLGLPVAVVCSHLAAELVLLLMTRRADRRGRLAIDADRFAELSGQHASGPLTAAQWRMLALVAAVVALWCTESLHGLPPTLVALLGAVAATAPGFGTVRMSAGLKSVPWPLLVFMISAAALGDALVSSGAAEWLTGTALGGAAGALGDTALLALVVTVSAAAHLVLQSRSARAAVLVPAVIPLAVAAGLNPAAVVFASTAAAGFCHTLTSSAKPVAMFSDLPDGTPTYRRSDLLRLSALLGPLVVAVVLGAALYLWPHLGLPLR from the coding sequence ATGAGTTCCCTGACCGCTCTTCCCGCTGCGCCCTCCCGGGCGTTCGAGACGGCCGAGAAGACCGCGACCAAAACGGCCGAGACGACCGCCTCCGAGACCACCGACCCCGAGACGGCCCGCTCCGAGTGGACCGGCGCGCAGCCGGTCGACCCCGATCGGACCGTGCCGATGGAGCGGCCCGAGTGGGTCGAGCCGGTCGAGCGGGACGCGGCCGCCGATCCCGGAACCACCGGGTCCACCGCCGGGACGACGCCCCCCGCCCCCGAGGAACCCGAGGAACCGGAAGGCTCGAAGGAGCCCGAGGCCTCCGCCGCCGACCCCCGGCGCCGACGGCTCACTCTCGCCCTCCGCGCGCTCGCCGTCATCGCCGGCGCCGCCGGGCTGGTCTGGATGTACCTGGCACTGCCCGCCCCCGCCGCCGGCCTCCCCTCCGACGGCCGGACGGTGCTGGTGGTGTTCGCCGCCACCCTGGCCTGCTGGACGCTGACCCGGCTGGACGACACCTTCGTCGGCACCGCTGCGGTCGCGGTGCTCATCGTCGCCGGCGTCGTCCCGCACGAGCACTTCCTCGGGCTGCTCGGCTCGGACACCGTCTGGCTGCTGGTCGCCGCCTGCGTGCTGGCCGCCGGGATCGAGCGCAGCGGGCTGCCGGCCCGCGCCGCGCACGCGCTGATCGTCCGGGCCGCCACCGTCCGCCGCCTCGTCCACCTGGTCACCGCCGGGGTGGTGCTCACCGCGCTGGCTATCCCGTCGACCTCCGGCCGGGCGGCGCTGGCGCTGCCGGTCTTCCTCGCCCTGGCCAAGGTGTTCGCCGAGCGCCCGGCGGTGGTGCGCGCGCTCGCCCTGGTCTTCCCCGCCACCATCCTGCTCAGCGCGATCGCCACCCTGATCGGCGCGGCCGCGCACCTCATCGGCAACGGGTTCCTGGAGGCGATGACCGGCTCCGGCATCGGCTTCGGCCACTGGCTGCTGCTCGGGCTCCCGGTCGCGGTGGTCTGCTCGCACCTGGCGGCCGAACTCGTCCTGCTGCTGATGACCCGGCGCGCCGACCGGCGCGGCCGGCTGGCCATCGACGCGGACCGGTTCGCCGAGCTGTCCGGGCAGCACGCCTCCGGACCGCTCACCGCCGCCCAGTGGCGGATGCTCGCGCTGGTCGCGGCGGTGGTGGCGCTGTGGTGCACCGAGTCGCTGCACGGCCTGCCGCCGACCCTGGTCGCGCTGCTCGGCGCGGTGGCGGCGACCGCGCCCGGGTTCGGCACGGTGCGGATGTCGGCGGGGCTGAAGTCGGTGCCGTGGCCGCTGCTGGTCTTCATGATCAGCGCCGCCGCGCTGGGCGACGCCCTGGTGAGCAGCGGCGCGGCCGAGTGGCTCACCGGCACCGCCCTGGGCGGCGCGGCCGGCGCGCTCGGCGACACCGCGCTGCTCGCGCTCGTCGTCACGGTGAGCGCCGCCGCCCACCTGGTGCTCCAGTCGCGCTCCGCCCGCGCGGCGGTGCTGGTTCCGGCGGTCATCCCGCTGGCGGTCGCCGCGGGGCTCAACCCGGCCGCGGTCGTGTTCGCCTCCACCGCCGCGGCGGGCTTCTGCCACACGCTCACCTCCTCGGCGAAGCCGGTGGCGATGTTCTCCGACCTGCCGGACGGCACACCGACCTATCGCCGCTCCGACCTGCTGCGGCTGTCGGCGCTGCTCGGACCGCTGGTGGTCGCCGTCGTGCTGGGCGCCGCCCTCTACCTCTGGCCGCACCTGGGGCTTCCGCTGCGCTGA
- a CDS encoding CBS domain-containing protein — protein sequence MLVREAMTEPRLVLDEDATVVEAAAAFVERGVIAAPVVDGAGMLVGIVTEIDLLRDRFEPDPRATARPVSGPSDPPPLKVSEVMTRRVTTTTENGDAAELAERMVHTRLRCVPVLREGRVVGLVNRSDLLRVHTRPDHAVRDDLLAALAAGAPYLHGWQVSVHDGVARLDGDGAGPEERRLAAAIARTVPGVARVLVDGE from the coding sequence ATGCTGGTCCGGGAGGCGATGACCGAGCCCCGTCTGGTGCTGGACGAGGACGCCACGGTGGTGGAGGCCGCCGCGGCGTTCGTGGAGCGCGGGGTGATCGCGGCGCCGGTGGTCGACGGCGCGGGCATGCTGGTCGGCATCGTGACCGAGATCGACCTGCTGCGCGACCGGTTCGAACCGGATCCGCGCGCCACGGCCCGGCCGGTGTCCGGGCCGTCGGATCCCCCGCCGCTCAAGGTCTCGGAGGTGATGACCCGCCGGGTGACCACCACCACGGAGAACGGCGACGCCGCCGAGCTGGCCGAGCGGATGGTGCACACCCGGCTGCGCTGCGTCCCGGTGCTGCGCGAGGGCCGGGTGGTCGGCCTGGTGAACCGGAGCGACCTGCTGCGTGTGCACACCCGCCCGGACCACGCGGTCCGCGACGACCTGCTGGCCGCGCTCGCCGCCGGCGCCCCCTACCTGCACGGCTGGCAGGTCAGCGTGCACGACGGGGTGGCCCGGCTGGACGGCGACGGCGCCGGCCCCGAGGAGCGCCGGCTCGCCGCCGCCATCGCCCGCACCGTCCCCGGCGTCGCCCGGGTGCTCGTCGACGGCGAGTGA
- a CDS encoding ABC transporter permease, translating into MTIDQTSRPDPAPDPPAAGPAEPAGTPPRRPGRVETETVRSAAERRRRIPRWAVKTLSPIALIALWQAASSTGALPAETLAAPSVVLTTAADLAGTGELQEAVLTSLGRVLAGLVLGIATAVVLATLSGLFRLGEDIIDAPVQMLRTVPTIGLIPLLIIWFGIGEEPKIALIALTVTFPLYMNIYGGIRNVDSALIEAARTLGVGRLGIVRHIVLPGAMPGALVGLRFALGSAWLALVFGETINATSGIGYLMNNAREFFQTDVIVVCLALYALLGLIADLIVRLLERVLLAWRPAFSGT; encoded by the coding sequence GTGACCATCGACCAGACCTCCCGACCCGACCCCGCACCGGACCCGCCCGCCGCCGGCCCGGCGGAACCGGCCGGCACCCCGCCGCGCCGGCCCGGCCGGGTGGAGACCGAGACCGTGCGCAGCGCCGCCGAGCGGCGCCGCCGCATCCCGCGCTGGGCCGTCAAGACGCTCAGCCCGATCGCGCTCATCGCGCTCTGGCAGGCGGCCAGCTCCACCGGGGCGCTGCCCGCCGAGACCCTGGCCGCCCCCTCGGTCGTGCTGACCACCGCCGCCGACCTGGCCGGCACCGGCGAACTCCAGGAGGCCGTGCTGACCTCGCTCGGCCGCGTCCTGGCCGGGCTGGTCCTCGGCATCGCCACCGCCGTCGTGCTGGCCACCCTCTCCGGCCTGTTCCGGCTGGGCGAGGACATCATCGACGCCCCGGTGCAGATGCTGCGCACCGTGCCGACCATCGGCCTCATCCCGCTGCTGATCATCTGGTTCGGCATCGGCGAGGAGCCCAAGATCGCGCTCATCGCGCTGACCGTCACCTTCCCGCTGTACATGAACATCTACGGCGGCATCCGCAACGTCGACTCCGCGCTCATCGAGGCGGCCCGCACGCTCGGCGTCGGCCGGCTCGGCATCGTCCGGCACATCGTGCTGCCCGGCGCGATGCCCGGCGCCCTGGTGGGGCTCCGCTTCGCCCTCGGCTCGGCCTGGCTGGCGCTGGTCTTCGGCGAGACCATCAACGCCACCTCCGGCATCGGCTACCTGATGAACAACGCCCGCGAGTTCTTCCAGACCGACGTGATCGTCGTCTGCCTCGCCCTCTACGCCCTCCTGGGGCTCATCGCCGACCTCATCGTCCGCCTCCTGGAAAGGGTGCTCCTGGCATGGCGACCGGCCTTCAGCGGAACCTGA
- a CDS encoding phosphopantetheine-binding protein, with the protein MPHETPPEAGPLNPERILADVAEVLDEPAEAIAGHDDLLDRGMDSIRLMSLVETWRKHGAETDFIALAEEPTVAAWRRLLTVDR; encoded by the coding sequence ATGCCGCACGAGACGCCCCCCGAAGCGGGGCCGCTGAACCCCGAACGGATCCTCGCCGACGTCGCCGAGGTCCTGGACGAACCCGCGGAGGCCATCGCCGGCCACGACGACCTGCTGGACCGGGGCATGGACTCGATCCGGCTGATGAGCCTGGTGGAGACCTGGCGCAAGCACGGCGCCGAGACCGACTTCATCGCCCTGGCCGAGGAGCCCACCGTCGCCGCGTGGCGCCGGCTGCTGACCGTCGACCGCTGA
- a CDS encoding LysR family transcriptional regulator, whose product MPEHHGSHGLYEVFLSVAEAGSFTAAADALGYTQSAVSRRVQVLEGELGSALFDRLPRGVALSPAGRALLPHARAIAERDAAARAELDALRRMDGGRLRTGSFATADAALVPGALAVFRERHPRVHVARCEGFTPDLLAQAAAGEIDIAVVSSPPEGAAERCELHPLLEEPVHVALPRGHRLAGRGSVRLAELAGEDWIAGAERPEATLLAPAVREGFRPRVAHVVREWIGKQGFVAAGLGVTLLPALAAASVRPDIAVVRVDGADLPPRPVFAAVPAGRSGPPAAAAFLEALRGTAARIVRPAPPR is encoded by the coding sequence ATGCCGGAACATCATGGGTCGCACGGTCTGTACGAGGTCTTCCTGAGCGTCGCCGAGGCGGGGTCGTTCACCGCCGCCGCGGACGCGCTCGGCTACACCCAGTCGGCGGTCTCCCGCCGGGTGCAGGTGCTGGAGGGCGAGCTGGGGTCGGCCCTGTTCGACCGGCTGCCGCGGGGCGTGGCTCTCTCCCCCGCCGGGCGGGCGCTGCTCCCGCACGCCCGGGCGATCGCCGAGCGGGACGCCGCGGCCCGCGCCGAGCTGGACGCGCTGCGCAGGATGGACGGTGGCCGGCTGCGCACCGGCTCATTCGCCACCGCCGACGCCGCGCTGGTGCCCGGCGCCCTGGCCGTGTTCCGCGAGCGCCACCCGCGGGTGCACGTCGCCCGCTGCGAGGGGTTCACCCCGGACCTGCTCGCGCAGGCGGCGGCGGGCGAGATCGACATCGCGGTGGTCAGCTCGCCGCCGGAGGGCGCGGCCGAGCGGTGCGAGCTGCACCCGCTGCTGGAGGAGCCGGTGCACGTGGCGCTGCCCCGCGGGCACCGGCTCGCCGGCCGGGGGTCGGTGCGCCTCGCCGAGCTCGCCGGCGAGGACTGGATCGCCGGCGCCGAGCGCCCCGAGGCCACCCTGCTGGCGCCCGCGGTGCGCGAGGGCTTCCGCCCCCGCGTCGCGCACGTGGTGCGGGAGTGGATCGGCAAGCAGGGGTTCGTCGCCGCGGGCCTGGGGGTGACCCTGCTGCCGGCGCTCGCCGCCGCCTCCGTCCGCCCGGACATCGCGGTGGTCCGGGTCGACGGCGCCGACCTGCCGCCCCGGCCGGTGTTCGCCGCCGTCCCGGCCGGCCGGTCCGGTCCACCGGCGGCCGCCGCCTTCCTGGAGGCCCTGCGCGGGACCGCCGCGCGGATCGTCCGCCCCGCCCCTCCGCGGTGA